The nucleotide sequence AGGGACAGGGGGCGCTGAGCACCCTGGCCTCCTGCAGATGCTGCTGGACCCGaccctgctgggagtgggggggctgaTGCTGCTGAGCCTGATCCTGGCAGAGGAGCTGATGTcggtgggcccaatcctgcactacCCCATTTTTGCACACACACGCAGCCCACTGGCTCTGCGACCAGGACAGGTGCCCCTCCTACCCTAgttatggccctgaggatgtcacatgggccgcagctgtgctgactgggccacaaGTGGCCTGCGGGCcaaaaaccactgacctagacgaTAAGGCCCAAGCCCATGTCCGGGACTGGCTATTCCATAGGGAGCCAGGGTTGGGCGGAGGCCAGGCATGGTGTGCTTGTGGTGGCTCATGTTGCTGGGGTGATGCACGGCAGCATCTTGCCCTCTGTCGGACACCGGTTCCGCCCGTTGTCACTCTTGCCTGCCTTGGTTTTCCCACCAGTTTTGTGTGCTCCTTGGGCTGCTTCTCTCTGAGGAGCCACAGTCACCGGCCCTGAGCACTGGGGCAGGCCCGGGGGGCAGAAGGAGCCTGGCTCTGTGTGGTGGGGCAGgcccggggtggtggggcagcaGGACCTGGGCCCTGAAGAGTGGGGAATGCCTGAGGGAAGTAGGAGCCCAGCCCTCAGCAGTGGGGCAGGcccagggggcagcaggagccGAGCCCTGAGAAGTGGGGCGGCAACAGGAGCCCGGCCCTCAGGAGTGGGGCAGGCCCGGGGGGCAGCAAGAGCCTGGCCCTCAGgagtggggcaggcctggggggcaGCAAGAGCCCAGCCGTGGGGCAGGCCCGGGGGGCAGCAAGAGCCCGACCCTCAGAAGTGCGGCAGGCCTGGGGGGCAGCAAGAGCCCAGCCGTGGGGCAGGCCCAGGGGGGGCAGCAAGAGCCCGGCCCTGAGTCGTGGGGCAGACGAGGGGAAGGAGGCGGGAGTGGGGGTCTGATGAGACAGAgacccagggggcggggcctggcctggcccgcTCCACGGAGCCCCGCCCACCAGTCGGTGGCCGGAAAGAACTACATTTCCCGTcatgcccctgccccgcccaggcCCGGAGTCCTGCATCCGCTTCCGGGTCAGGGGTCAGGTCCATGGCGGCGCCCAGCCGGAGGTCGGTGGCGCCGCCATGCTGCCCGCGCTGAGCCGCTGCCGGGCCCTGCTGAGCCGCTGCCGGCCGCTGCCGGTGCCGGCCCGGGGCCGCAAGTCCCGCCACGACCCGCCCGCCAAGTCCAAGGCCGGGAGGCTGAAGGTGCCGCCGCCCGTGGACCCGGCCGAGCTGCTGGTGGTGAGCGAGCGCTACCGGCAGTACCGGCTCGTGCTGCAGGCGCTCAGGTCCGTCCCGTGTCCGCCTGCGCGGCGCGGCCCTTGCACATTTCCccgggggccggggcaggggggttTCTGTTCCCCAGGGCCCCTGCCTGGAGCCCGGGAGCGCTGCGAAGCGGAGGGCAGCCTCGCGCGTCCCCcggtcctgattttacagggacagccCTGGCGTGCGGGGCTTTTAATTATAGCGGGGCCTGTCCCCCGTCCGTCCCCGCcgcctgtcctgatttttcacacttgcccccCGGTCACTCTGCCCTGCACGGGGCTGGGGAGCCGGGGCGGTCTCTTAGCGTGCCCGCTCTCGCCTCTGCGTGTGCCCAGGAAGCAGTGAGAGCGGAGGTCCCGGCCGGGTCATCGCTGCCCAGGACAGCCACTCCGGGTCCCGGAGAGGAGTCGGGAAGTAGGGCAGTGTTGGGCGCCACGACTTCTGCTGTGGAGAGCAGCGGGCGGGCATGTGCACAGGGCCGGCCTGCGCGCTGCCTTGCTGAGAGGACCCTTGGAAACCTTAGCCGGAGTGCGAGGGCGGGGAAAGCCTTAGAAATGTTCAGAATCTCAGGTTTTAAGGAAAACCGCTCCCCCCAACATTTGGAAAGGGAAATGGCGCTGTCGGGTGACTGTCTGGAAGTCGTCAAATCAAAGTGACAGCGTCCCTTTGGCGTGGTGTCGGGGCCCAGTGGCGTGTGAGGGCCGCTAGCTGGTGAAAGACGTGCCTTGGAATCCATCTCCCAGGACAGAAGCATTGGTAATCCGGGGGAAAGCAATGTTGATGGGACTGTGCCATGCTTAGGgcctttctctcctctctcccaggtTGGAGTTCAAGCAAGAGGTGTTGCGGAAGCAGCATGAGGAGCGCCTTGatagagggagtggggaggaggtgatggaGGAGCACCGGAAGCTGATGGCATGGAACAACGCTGAGAACGAGCGGCTGCGGAAGAAGAGGTGAGACGTGGCCCTCAGGCCTGCGgcaggaagggtttggggtgccgCTTCAGTGCAATGAAACCATGTGAGATGCCAGAGGTACGCAGGGAGTCTgtgatccatccccctcccccaccaagggGTCTTAGGGAGCCTTCTCTGGTCTGTGATTCAGAGAGCATGTGGATCTATAGATTCTTAGAtgctggttccttctggccttagagtgtgatcgtctagtctgacctcttgtatagcacaggtcatagaacttccccgaaataacttctacagcagatcttttagaaaaatatccatcttgatttaaaaatggtccgtgatggagaatccactacaatgcttggtaagttgttccaatggttaattatccttacagtgaaaaatgtatgccttatttccagtctgaatttgtctagcttcaacttccagccattggatcgtgttaacacctttctctgctagactgaagtgccctttattaaatatttgtttagcccatcttaactaattagcctctcaagTTGGATGTTACCGTACAAactgtatctgtgtgtgtgtgtatgtgtatatatatatatatataatcttactatatgttccattctgtgcatccgatgaagtgggctgtagcccacgaaagcttatgctctaataaatttgttagtctctaaggtgccacaagtactcctgttctttttgcagctacagactaacacggctgctactctgaaacctgatacttATAGTTGGTAATCAAGTCACAAGCTTGGTAAATtgattgtttctttaaaatatgaCTTCTGAGGTAGGCTAATAGTTTCTGGAGCCCTCTACCTCTAGCTTAAATCCAGCCCAGGCCACCGTAATAAGAGGTATTACTAGCTGCTGGCAGTTCAGCCCTCTGTACACAATGCGTGTCTCCTTCAATGGCTAGATCATAGAGACTGAACTGTATCCTCCCCTTTTTTATTGTGGACGGTATTATGGTTACATTTGAGGACACTTTTAAATAGGGGCTCAAAACCTTTATTTTGTAATAATCTCATTGAAATGGCAAAAACCAAACCACAGATTATAAACTCTCAGCATGATCTGAATTTTTCATGGTGGCTTGATGAAAAAAGAATTGATACGGAGAATGCAAATGTAAAAATCACCCctttcagtgactttttttttcttcactgaatTCTCTCTTCTTTTGTACCCCATTGCATTAGTTATGCTACGTATGTATGAGGGGAATTTTCATTGTCGTTGCCCAAGCTGTCCCTGTTCCGTGAATAGCTAGGACTTCATGCCCCGTATCTGTCATGCTGAACCTTTCACCACCCCATCGTCTTCGGCTAGGCATGCTAGCACCTTGCTTCACCATCCTCGTCccatgggagagggggaggtttcACCTGAACATTTAACACTTCCCTGCGAGGCTGCTGTGCTCTGCCTTCCATTGTCCTgaggaggtctcaccagtacccCATTTCTCTTGTGCTCATGTGACAGGGAGGAGCGACTcagaagagaggaggaagaattGCAGGACCATAAGTTACAAGGAGCCCTCAACCATGCCAGGTTAATGGAGGATTTTCTTaagcagaaggagagagaggttcTACAGTTGCAGGTATGGAAGGCTTGGGTTTGAGGGCAGTGATCACTGTGTTGAGGTGACTTTGTGAACCCCTCAAATTGTAACCTGCTGTCACCCACTCTTCTGTTTGGTACCCGTGGGTTGGAAGTTCTGTGGAGGCACCAGGCTCACAccctggagaggggagaaggggctTATGTTGCTCTGTGGCAAACTCCTGCCTTCCCAGCTGCCTCAAGGAGCAGCCTTGATGATCTTGGGGTGCAATAAGGATGTCC is from Chelonia mydas isolate rCheMyd1 chromosome 4, rCheMyd1.pri.v2, whole genome shotgun sequence and encodes:
- the MRPS26 gene encoding 28S ribosomal protein S26, mitochondrial gives rise to the protein MPLPRPGPESCIRFRVRGQVHGGAQPEVGGAAMLPALSRCRALLSRCRPLPVPARGRKSRHDPPAKSKAGRLKVPPPVDPAELLVVSERYRQYRLVLQALRLEFKQEVLRKQHEERLDRGSGEEVMEEHRKLMAWNNAENERLRKKREERLRREEEELQDHKLQGALNHARLMEDFLKQKEREVLQLQEEARNFITPENLDERIEECLDNPRNYNFAIDKEGRIVKQSMLS